Proteins from a genomic interval of Corallococcus macrosporus:
- a CDS encoding AgmX/PglI C-terminal domain-containing protein, which translates to MKRALLPVLFLSLGLASPLALAQGTSKKKAAATPAPKASETTQAPAPKKDDGLDVSKLPFTPDSIRQVMAHHMPRIQECYEDHMVEKDKKVEGLLRTTFTITAEGTVRSAKIDKHGSTLKDAGLNDCVVAVLSSMDFPKPPDGRDHPIEYPFNLKAIE; encoded by the coding sequence ATGAAGCGCGCGCTCCTCCCCGTGCTGTTCCTGTCCCTGGGCCTGGCGTCTCCGCTGGCGCTCGCCCAGGGTACGTCGAAGAAGAAGGCGGCGGCCACGCCCGCTCCCAAGGCCTCGGAGACGACCCAGGCTCCGGCCCCCAAGAAGGACGACGGGCTGGACGTCAGCAAGCTGCCCTTCACCCCGGACTCCATCCGCCAGGTGATGGCCCACCACATGCCTCGCATCCAGGAGTGCTACGAGGACCACATGGTGGAGAAGGACAAGAAGGTGGAGGGCCTGCTGCGGACCACCTTCACCATCACCGCGGAAGGCACCGTGCGCAGCGCGAAGATCGACAAGCACGGCAGCACGCTGAAGGACGCGGGCCTCAACGACTGCGTGGTGGCGGTGCTGTCGTCCATGGACTTCCCCAAGCCCCCGGACGGCCGCGACCACCCCATCGAGTACCCGTTCAACCTCAAGGCCATCGAGTAG
- a CDS encoding enoyl-CoA hydratase-related protein — translation MDYQNIKFEKDGAIAILTVDRPKALNALNSATFHEMDHALRSLKDDTRALIVTGGGDKSFVAGADIAEMSTISAAQAREFSALGHHVFASLENLPIPTIAAVNGFALGGGLELALGCDLIYASEKAKLGVPEVTLGVIPGFGGTQRLTRLLGRARAKELLFTADRIDAAKAKEIGLVLEVLPADQLMAHCKAVAAKILKNGPLAVAQAKRVVEYGADQDLRAANELERQGFAVLFGSEDQREGMAAFLAKRPANFQGK, via the coding sequence ATGGACTACCAGAACATCAAGTTCGAGAAGGACGGCGCCATCGCCATCCTCACCGTGGACCGCCCCAAGGCGCTCAACGCGCTCAACAGCGCCACGTTCCACGAGATGGACCACGCGCTGCGCTCGCTGAAGGACGACACGCGCGCGCTCATCGTCACCGGCGGCGGGGACAAGTCCTTCGTCGCGGGCGCGGACATCGCGGAGATGTCCACCATCAGCGCCGCGCAGGCCCGGGAGTTCTCCGCGCTGGGACACCACGTCTTCGCGTCCCTGGAGAACCTGCCCATCCCCACCATCGCGGCCGTGAACGGCTTCGCGCTGGGCGGCGGCCTGGAGCTGGCCCTGGGCTGCGACCTCATCTACGCGTCGGAGAAGGCGAAGCTGGGCGTGCCGGAAGTCACCCTGGGCGTCATCCCGGGCTTCGGCGGCACGCAGCGCCTCACGCGCCTGCTGGGCCGCGCCCGCGCCAAGGAGCTGCTCTTCACCGCGGACCGCATCGACGCGGCCAAGGCGAAGGAGATCGGCCTGGTGCTGGAGGTCCTGCCCGCGGATCAGCTCATGGCCCACTGCAAGGCGGTGGCCGCCAAGATCCTGAAGAACGGCCCGCTCGCGGTGGCCCAGGCCAAGCGCGTGGTGGAGTACGGCGCGGACCAGGACCTGCGCGCCGCCAACGAGCTGGAGCGCCAGGGCTTCGCGGTCCTCTTCGGTTCAGAGGACCAGCGCGAGGGCATGGCCGCGTTCCTGGCCAAGCGTCCGGCCAACTTCCAGGGCAAGTGA
- a CDS encoding acyl-CoA dehydrogenase: MNFELTDIQREIQRLCREFAAKELIPNARKWDEQHAWPTDAVKKLAELSLLGIAVPEEWGGAGLDNVCYAIAMEEISRGCASTGVIMSVNNSLYCDPVSKFGTPEQKEQFLKPFASGQKIGCFGLTEPEAGSDAAAQKTIAVKRGDEYIINGSKNWITNGPKADAIVLITMTNKEAGNKGITAFLVPTNTPGFTRAEPDKKMGISAAWSCSMFFEDMRVPEKYRLGKEGEGFKVAMSTLDGGRIGIASQALGIARAAFEEAVRYSGERKTFGKPIRDHQAIQFMIADMAMEIDAARLLVWRAALMKDKGVRHSPESAMAKLYASEMASRVANKALQIHGGMGYSKEMDAERHVRDARITEIYEGTSEIQRIVISANLLKE, encoded by the coding sequence ATGAACTTCGAGCTGACCGACATCCAGCGCGAGATCCAGCGGCTGTGCCGCGAGTTCGCCGCCAAGGAACTCATCCCCAACGCCCGCAAGTGGGACGAACAGCACGCCTGGCCCACGGACGCGGTGAAGAAGCTGGCGGAGCTGTCGCTCCTGGGCATCGCCGTGCCGGAGGAGTGGGGCGGCGCGGGCCTGGACAACGTCTGCTACGCCATCGCCATGGAGGAGATTTCGCGCGGCTGCGCCTCCACCGGCGTCATCATGAGCGTGAACAACTCGCTCTACTGCGACCCGGTGTCCAAGTTCGGCACCCCCGAGCAGAAGGAGCAGTTCCTCAAGCCCTTCGCCAGCGGCCAGAAGATCGGCTGCTTCGGCCTGACGGAGCCCGAGGCCGGCAGCGATGCCGCCGCCCAGAAGACCATCGCCGTGAAGCGCGGCGACGAGTACATCATCAACGGCTCCAAGAACTGGATCACCAACGGCCCCAAGGCCGACGCCATCGTCCTCATCACGATGACGAACAAGGAAGCGGGCAACAAGGGCATCACCGCGTTCCTCGTGCCCACCAACACCCCCGGCTTCACCCGCGCGGAGCCCGACAAGAAGATGGGCATCAGCGCCGCCTGGTCCTGCTCCATGTTCTTCGAGGACATGCGCGTGCCGGAGAAGTACCGCCTGGGCAAGGAGGGCGAGGGCTTCAAGGTCGCCATGTCCACCCTGGACGGCGGCCGCATCGGCATCGCGTCCCAGGCGCTGGGCATCGCGCGCGCGGCGTTCGAGGAGGCCGTCCGCTACTCCGGTGAGCGCAAGACCTTCGGCAAGCCCATCCGCGACCACCAGGCCATCCAGTTCATGATCGCCGACATGGCCATGGAGATCGACGCGGCCCGCCTGCTGGTGTGGCGCGCGGCGCTGATGAAGGACAAGGGCGTGCGTCACAGCCCGGAGAGCGCCATGGCCAAGCTGTACGCCAGCGAGATGGCCAGCCGCGTGGCCAACAAGGCCCTGCAGATCCACGGCGGCATGGGCTACAGCAAGGAGATGGACGCCGAGCGCCACGTGCGCGACGCGCGCATCACCGAAATCTACGAGGGGACGAGCGAGATCCAGCGCATCGTCATCTCCGCCAACCTGCTGAAGGAGTAG
- a CDS encoding 3-hydroxyacyl-CoA dehydrogenase family protein, with translation MATEHIVVVGAGQMGAGIAQVALQAGLRVSLVDVNKDGLAKGADRIKAGLKKLVEKGKLDAAKQQAAEANLATFTSAREAKDVDVAIEAVTENEDLKRRIFLELDEVVRPGGILATNTSSIPITRIAAATKRPEAVIGMHFMNPVPVMQLVELIRGAATSDETYATIRAMAERMGKTTVVSKDYPGFIVNRILIPMLNEACFALMEGLGTAEDIDTAMKLGTNQPMGPLQLADFIGLDTVLYIAEVLHKGLGDSKYRPCPLLRQYVDAGWYGKKSGRGFYKY, from the coding sequence ATGGCAACGGAACACATCGTCGTCGTCGGGGCAGGGCAGATGGGCGCGGGCATCGCGCAGGTGGCGCTCCAGGCGGGCCTCCGCGTGTCGCTGGTGGACGTCAACAAGGACGGACTCGCCAAGGGCGCGGACCGCATCAAGGCCGGCCTGAAGAAGCTGGTGGAGAAGGGCAAGCTGGACGCGGCGAAGCAGCAGGCCGCGGAAGCCAACCTCGCCACCTTCACGAGCGCCCGCGAGGCCAAGGACGTGGACGTCGCCATCGAGGCCGTCACGGAGAACGAGGACCTCAAGCGCCGCATCTTCCTGGAGCTGGACGAGGTCGTCCGCCCCGGCGGCATCCTCGCCACCAACACGTCCTCCATCCCCATCACCCGCATCGCCGCGGCCACGAAGCGCCCCGAGGCCGTCATCGGGATGCACTTCATGAACCCGGTGCCGGTGATGCAGCTCGTGGAGCTGATCCGCGGCGCGGCCACCAGCGATGAGACCTACGCCACCATCCGCGCGATGGCCGAGCGCATGGGCAAGACGACGGTGGTCTCCAAGGACTACCCGGGCTTCATCGTCAACCGCATCCTCATCCCCATGCTCAACGAGGCCTGCTTCGCGCTGATGGAGGGCCTGGGCACCGCGGAGGACATCGACACCGCGATGAAGCTGGGCACCAACCAGCCCATGGGCCCGCTGCAGCTGGCGGACTTCATCGGCCTGGACACGGTGCTCTACATCGCCGAGGTCCTGCACAAGGGCCTGGGTGACTCCAAGTACCGCCCGTGCCCGCTGCTGCGTCAGTACGTGGACGCCGGCTGGTACGGCAAGAAGAGCGGCCGCGGCTTCTACAAGTACTAA
- a CDS encoding RNA 3'-terminal phosphate cyclase: MTGHDRPDAGRVLLDGSLGEGGGHVLRSALSLSLITGRPFQLTGLREHREPAGLRPQHLAYVRGAEALCGGTSEGAVVGATGLGFTPGPVRAGDYLLEAGASGSTPRLFQCLVYPLALAGGGRLTLRGATHLRGGPSFHALVGAWLPVARAYGLPVQLSLTHAGFHPEGAGEFTAEVGAPVEPPVRVDLPARGVLREVRVMSFVGGLPFAVAERQSRAAVAALRERGILAEADNRPLAVTRSQGSATFVLAQFEHTVAAFTSLGERGLDAEGVGREAAEALTRFMQTGGALDEHLAEQLLLPAALLASGRLGAVTPGTTRFTAARITGELTVQAEVLRRFLPVHIQVEPGGSVEVRPA, encoded by the coding sequence ATGACCGGTCACGACCGGCCCGACGCCGGGCGGGTGCTGCTCGACGGAAGCCTGGGGGAGGGGGGCGGCCACGTCCTCCGCTCGGCGCTGTCCCTGTCGCTCATCACCGGCCGTCCCTTCCAGCTCACCGGGCTGCGCGAGCACCGCGAGCCGGCGGGCCTGCGTCCCCAGCACCTGGCCTACGTGCGCGGCGCGGAGGCGCTGTGCGGCGGCACCAGCGAGGGCGCCGTCGTGGGCGCCACCGGCCTGGGCTTCACCCCCGGGCCCGTGCGCGCGGGGGACTACCTGCTGGAGGCCGGCGCGTCCGGCAGCACGCCCCGGCTCTTCCAGTGCCTGGTGTATCCGCTGGCGCTCGCGGGCGGCGGACGGCTCACGCTGCGCGGGGCCACGCACCTGCGCGGTGGGCCCAGCTTCCACGCGCTCGTCGGGGCGTGGCTGCCGGTGGCGCGCGCGTACGGGCTGCCCGTGCAGTTGTCGCTCACCCACGCGGGCTTCCATCCGGAGGGCGCGGGTGAGTTCACCGCGGAGGTGGGCGCGCCTGTCGAACCGCCCGTGCGCGTGGACCTGCCCGCGCGGGGCGTGCTGCGCGAGGTGCGGGTGATGTCCTTCGTGGGCGGGCTGCCCTTCGCGGTGGCGGAGCGTCAGTCCCGCGCCGCGGTGGCCGCGCTGCGCGAGCGGGGCATCCTGGCGGAGGCCGACAACCGGCCGCTCGCGGTGACGCGCTCGCAGGGGTCCGCGACGTTCGTGCTGGCGCAGTTCGAGCACACCGTGGCGGCCTTCACGTCGCTGGGCGAGCGGGGCCTGGACGCCGAAGGGGTGGGGCGCGAGGCGGCGGAGGCCCTGACGCGCTTCATGCAGACGGGCGGCGCGCTCGACGAGCACCTGGCGGAGCAGCTGCTGCTGCCGGCGGCGCTCCTGGCGTCAGGACGGTTGGGGGCGGTGACGCCGGGGACCACGCGCTTCACCGCCGCTCGCATCACCGGGGAGCTGACGGTCCAGGCGGAGGTGCTGCGGCGCTTCCTGCCGGTGCACATCCAGGTGGAGCCGGGCGGGAGCGTGGAGGTCCGCCCGGCGTGA
- a CDS encoding acyl-CoA dehydrogenase family protein yields MNFDLTETQTLIRDTARKFARERVAPHARASDREERFDPEVFKALAEVGLLGVNLPGKYGGAEAGVVSYALAMMEMAAADASVAVAMAVTNMCGELVHAAGNDAQREKYVPRITSGEAIVGAFALSEPHAGSDPGAMRTTAVKRGDVYVLNGSKQWITSGAYAGVIVVWARTGAAGNKGLSCFIVEGGAKGLHVGKHEDKMGLRASNTVGLTFEDCEVPAANLLGKEGDGFRLAMMALDGGRIGIAAQACGTGRAALEAAVSYTKDRKAFGQAVADLQGPRFMMADMRTQLDAAELLTLRAAALKEAGQPFTREASMAKLFASEMSNKVADKAVQLHGGYGYIDEFPVERYFRDARVQTIYEGTSEVQRMVIARETFRREG; encoded by the coding sequence GTGAACTTCGACCTCACCGAGACCCAGACGCTCATCCGTGACACCGCTCGCAAGTTCGCCCGCGAGCGCGTGGCCCCGCATGCCCGCGCGTCCGACCGCGAGGAGCGCTTCGACCCGGAAGTCTTCAAGGCCCTGGCGGAAGTGGGCCTGCTGGGCGTGAACCTGCCCGGGAAGTACGGCGGGGCGGAGGCCGGCGTCGTGTCCTACGCGCTGGCCATGATGGAGATGGCCGCCGCGGACGCCTCCGTGGCCGTGGCCATGGCCGTCACCAACATGTGCGGCGAGCTCGTCCACGCGGCCGGCAACGACGCGCAGCGGGAGAAGTACGTCCCGCGCATCACGTCGGGTGAGGCCATCGTGGGCGCGTTCGCGCTGAGCGAGCCGCACGCGGGCTCCGACCCGGGCGCCATGCGCACCACCGCCGTGAAGCGCGGCGACGTGTACGTGCTCAACGGCAGCAAGCAGTGGATCACCTCCGGCGCCTACGCGGGCGTCATCGTCGTCTGGGCCCGCACGGGCGCGGCCGGCAACAAGGGCCTGTCCTGCTTCATCGTGGAGGGCGGCGCGAAGGGCCTCCACGTGGGCAAGCACGAGGACAAGATGGGCCTGCGCGCGTCCAACACCGTGGGGCTCACCTTCGAGGACTGTGAAGTCCCCGCGGCCAACCTCCTGGGCAAGGAGGGCGACGGGTTCCGCCTGGCCATGATGGCGCTGGACGGCGGGCGCATCGGCATCGCGGCGCAGGCGTGCGGCACCGGCCGCGCGGCGCTGGAGGCGGCCGTGTCCTACACCAAGGACCGCAAGGCCTTTGGCCAGGCCGTGGCGGACCTCCAGGGCCCGCGCTTCATGATGGCGGACATGCGCACCCAGCTGGACGCGGCGGAGCTCTTGACCCTGCGCGCCGCCGCCCTCAAGGAGGCCGGCCAGCCGTTCACCCGCGAGGCCTCCATGGCCAAGCTCTTCGCCAGCGAGATGAGCAACAAGGTCGCGGACAAGGCCGTGCAACTGCACGGGGGCTACGGTTACATCGACGAGTTCCCCGTCGAGCGTTACTTCCGCGACGCGCGCGTGCAGACCATCTACGAGGGCACCAGCGAGGTGCAGCGCATGGTCATCGCCCGGGAAACATTCCGGCGCGAGGGGTAG
- a CDS encoding zf-TFIIB domain-containing protein yields MARSCPVCPSQPLNVVQASDVEVDVCPRCDGMYFDRGELERFPDRPSLKPLVNAAKQAASRCRKGGHLIPRARALCATCDGEPVGCPGCGARLALVNARVCNVDLCTHCGGTWLDAGKFEALENATVTAPKAAPVAKGWEVAPATDGGADPWKAPGATAALPPSDSPTGGLGVRSPLACVQCGIQVSVVHAHAFNGDLYCGEHRPKGAVSGASLPRSRDPSTLPSFDASDGVDLADLVIWLFRLLKR; encoded by the coding sequence ATGGCCCGCTCCTGCCCGGTCTGCCCCAGCCAGCCGCTGAACGTCGTCCAGGCCTCCGACGTGGAGGTGGACGTCTGCCCTCGCTGTGACGGCATGTACTTCGACCGGGGGGAGCTGGAGCGCTTCCCGGACCGGCCGTCGCTCAAGCCGCTGGTGAACGCGGCGAAGCAGGCCGCGTCGCGGTGCCGCAAGGGCGGGCACCTGATTCCTCGCGCCCGGGCCCTCTGTGCCACCTGCGACGGCGAGCCCGTGGGCTGTCCCGGCTGCGGCGCGCGCCTGGCGCTGGTCAACGCGCGCGTCTGCAACGTGGACCTGTGCACGCACTGCGGCGGCACGTGGCTGGACGCGGGCAAGTTCGAGGCCCTGGAGAACGCCACCGTGACGGCCCCGAAGGCCGCGCCCGTGGCCAAGGGTTGGGAGGTCGCCCCCGCGACGGATGGGGGCGCGGATCCGTGGAAGGCCCCGGGCGCCACGGCCGCGCTGCCGCCGTCGGATTCACCCACGGGTGGCCTGGGCGTGCGCTCCCCCCTGGCCTGCGTCCAGTGCGGCATCCAGGTCTCCGTGGTCCACGCCCACGCGTTCAACGGCGACCTCTACTGCGGCGAACACCGCCCGAAGGGCGCCGTGTCCGGCGCCAGCCTCCCCAGGAGCCGCGACCCGAGCACCCTGCCCAGTTTCGACGCGTCGGACGGCGTCGACCTGGCGGACCTGGTCATCTGGCTGTTCCGGCTGTTGAAACGCTGA
- the sppA gene encoding signal peptide peptidase SppA produces the protein MLRLPFLLLANLLLGLRLLLGLPFRLMAARKRPTWIRFRLAGNLPYRPRPVPRFRLGGTPVEPATATSLEALGRALKVLAADPKVEGVLLEIEGLGIPDSRREALRGLLSDFQAAGKRVVSWAVMVDTDGYPVLGAADEVLLAPMGRVELVGYAAQATVLGEAFGRVGIHAHFARRGDYKTAPELFTDGKVSDIQRQTLESFLDERYATLVEAISSDRGKTPAEARALIDAGPYSAKRALEAGLVDGLVHEADLGAHLGLEAKKDEEPPVPTYDAYLATLAFPPVKWRRLRRKPRLALVDVAGIIVPGSGGAGRFAAADTVVKALRKAGRDKRAKAVVLAVASPGGSALASEQILEAVKRVAKQKPVIAYVDQICASGGYMAAIGAKEIWSAPHAVVGSIGVFVGKFEYGELLEKLGIHRTTLARGENAAFFSSSRGFTPQERAALEREVEESYQSFLELVAQARGRTKEEIHQRAEGRVYSGVRAKDAGLVDRIGGFEEVCRHALDEARVPSDDFDIVRYGGPQAKLSLLKLLMGAAHPATYAFCTAAWSLQRSGSSNRIE, from the coding sequence ATGCTCCGGCTCCCCTTCCTCCTGCTGGCGAACCTCCTCCTGGGGCTGCGGCTGCTCCTGGGCTTGCCCTTCCGTCTGATGGCGGCGCGCAAGCGACCCACGTGGATCCGGTTCCGGCTCGCCGGCAACCTTCCGTACCGCCCGCGCCCCGTGCCGCGCTTCCGCCTGGGCGGCACCCCGGTGGAGCCCGCCACGGCGACCTCACTGGAAGCGCTGGGACGCGCACTCAAGGTGCTGGCCGCGGATCCGAAGGTGGAGGGCGTCCTGCTGGAGATTGAAGGGCTGGGCATCCCGGACTCGCGGCGGGAGGCCCTGCGCGGCCTGCTGTCGGACTTCCAGGCCGCCGGCAAGCGGGTGGTGTCCTGGGCGGTGATGGTGGACACGGACGGCTACCCCGTCCTGGGCGCGGCGGACGAGGTGCTGCTCGCTCCCATGGGCCGGGTGGAGCTGGTGGGCTACGCGGCCCAGGCCACGGTGCTGGGCGAGGCGTTCGGCCGGGTGGGCATCCACGCGCACTTCGCCCGGCGCGGCGACTACAAGACGGCGCCGGAGCTCTTCACGGACGGCAAGGTGTCCGACATCCAGCGGCAGACGCTGGAGTCCTTCCTGGACGAGCGCTACGCCACCCTGGTGGAGGCCATCTCCAGCGACCGGGGCAAGACGCCGGCCGAGGCGCGGGCGCTCATCGACGCGGGGCCCTACAGCGCGAAGCGGGCGCTGGAGGCGGGGCTGGTGGACGGGCTGGTCCACGAGGCGGACCTGGGCGCGCACCTGGGCCTGGAGGCGAAGAAGGACGAGGAGCCGCCGGTGCCCACGTATGACGCGTACCTGGCGACGCTCGCGTTCCCGCCGGTGAAGTGGCGCCGGCTGCGCCGCAAGCCCCGGCTGGCGCTGGTGGACGTGGCGGGCATCATCGTCCCGGGCAGCGGCGGGGCAGGCCGGTTCGCGGCGGCGGACACGGTGGTGAAGGCGCTGCGGAAGGCGGGCCGGGACAAGCGCGCGAAGGCGGTGGTGCTGGCCGTGGCGAGCCCCGGCGGATCCGCGCTCGCGTCCGAGCAGATATTGGAAGCAGTGAAGCGCGTGGCGAAGCAGAAGCCCGTCATCGCGTACGTGGATCAAATTTGCGCGAGCGGCGGCTACATGGCGGCCATCGGCGCGAAGGAGATCTGGTCCGCGCCCCACGCCGTCGTGGGCTCCATCGGCGTGTTCGTGGGCAAGTTCGAGTACGGCGAGCTGCTGGAGAAGCTGGGCATCCACCGCACCACGCTGGCGCGAGGGGAGAACGCGGCCTTCTTCTCCTCGTCGCGAGGCTTCACGCCGCAGGAGCGCGCGGCGCTGGAGCGCGAGGTGGAGGAGAGCTACCAGTCCTTCCTGGAGCTGGTGGCTCAGGCGCGCGGCCGCACGAAGGAGGAGATCCACCAGCGCGCGGAGGGGCGCGTCTACTCGGGCGTGCGCGCGAAGGACGCGGGGCTGGTGGACCGCATCGGCGGCTTCGAGGAGGTCTGCCGCCACGCGCTGGACGAGGCGCGCGTTCCGTCGGACGACTTCGACATCGTCCGCTACGGCGGCCCCCAGGCGAAGCTGTCGCTGCTCAAGCTGCTGATGGGCGCGGCGCACCCGGCCACGTACGCGTTCTGCACCGCGGCCTGGAGCCTCCAGCGCTCCGGTTCGTCCAATCGCATCGAGTAG
- the apbC gene encoding iron-sulfur cluster carrier protein ApbC: MSVSQADVMTAMSKVIDPELHVDLVKAGMVKDVRVTGDTVKLKIELTTPACPMKGKIQADAEAALKAVPGLKSFDIEWGAQVRGVAGGSGGGALLPGVKNILLVGAGKGGVGKSTVAVNLATSLAQHGAKVGLLDADFYGPSVPLMTGTADKRPVSPNGKTLDPLVAHGLKIMSIGFLVEADQALIWRGPMLHGALMQLVRDVNWGELDYLILDLPPGTGDVALTLSQSVRAAGAVLVTTPQDVALADVVRAKQMFDKVHIPVLGIVENMSQFVCPHCNKSTPIFNHGGGHKAAEMFGIPFLGEIPLDLKVREAGDSGVPVVVGHKDSPEAKAFQDVARAVAGRVSAQTMKSVPLPVMQAR; encoded by the coding sequence ATGAGCGTGTCCCAGGCCGATGTGATGACGGCCATGTCGAAGGTGATCGATCCCGAGCTGCACGTCGACCTGGTGAAGGCCGGGATGGTGAAGGACGTGCGCGTCACCGGTGACACGGTGAAGCTGAAGATCGAACTGACCACGCCTGCCTGTCCCATGAAGGGGAAGATCCAGGCGGACGCGGAGGCCGCGCTCAAGGCCGTCCCGGGCCTGAAGTCCTTCGACATCGAGTGGGGCGCCCAGGTGCGCGGCGTCGCGGGCGGCTCCGGTGGCGGGGCGCTGCTGCCGGGCGTGAAGAACATCCTGCTCGTGGGCGCAGGCAAGGGCGGCGTGGGCAAGAGCACGGTGGCGGTGAACCTGGCCACGTCGCTCGCGCAGCACGGCGCCAAGGTGGGCCTGCTGGACGCGGACTTCTACGGCCCCTCCGTGCCGCTGATGACAGGCACCGCGGACAAGCGCCCGGTGAGCCCCAACGGCAAGACGCTGGATCCGCTGGTCGCCCACGGCCTGAAGATCATGTCCATCGGCTTCCTGGTGGAGGCGGATCAGGCGCTCATCTGGCGCGGCCCCATGCTCCACGGCGCCCTCATGCAGCTGGTGCGCGACGTGAACTGGGGAGAGCTGGACTACCTCATCCTGGACCTGCCCCCCGGCACGGGCGACGTGGCGCTGACGCTGTCGCAGTCCGTGCGGGCCGCGGGCGCGGTGCTGGTGACGACGCCGCAGGACGTGGCGCTGGCGGACGTGGTGCGCGCCAAGCAGATGTTCGACAAGGTCCACATCCCGGTGCTCGGCATCGTGGAGAACATGAGCCAGTTCGTCTGCCCGCACTGCAACAAGAGCACGCCCATCTTCAACCACGGCGGCGGGCACAAGGCGGCGGAGATGTTCGGCATCCCATTCCTGGGGGAGATCCCGCTCGACCTCAAGGTGCGCGAGGCGGGAGACTCCGGCGTGCCGGTGGTGGTGGGGCACAAGGACAGCCCGGAGGCCAAGGCCTTCCAGGACGTCGCCCGTGCCGTGGCGGGGCGCGTGTCCGCGCAGACCATGAAGAGCGTGCCCCTGCCGGTGATGCAGGCCCGGTAG